A region from the Medicago truncatula cultivar Jemalong A17 chromosome 6, MtrunA17r5.0-ANR, whole genome shotgun sequence genome encodes:
- the LOC25495758 gene encoding proteasome subunit alpha type-3 produces the protein MSSIGTGYDLSVTTFSPDGRVFQIEYAAKAVDNSGTVIGIRCKDGIVLGVEKLIPSKMMLSGSNRRIHAVHRHSGMAVAGLAADGRQIVARAKSEATNYDSVYGDPIPVKELADRVASYVHLCTLYWWLRPFGCGVILGGYDRDGPQLYMVEPSGVSYRYFGAAIGKGRQAAKTEIEKLKLADMTCRQGVIEVAKIIYGVHDEAKDKDFELEMSWVCDESNRQHEKVPEELLEEAKTAAKLALEEMDAD, from the exons ATGAGTAGCATTGGAACAGGCTACGATCTATCCGTCACTACCTTCTCTCCCGATGGTCGCGTTTTCCAGATCGAATATGCTGCCAAAGCTGTCGACAATAGTGG GACTGTTATTGGAATCAGATGCAAGGATGGAATTGTGTTG ggTGTTGAGAAGCTTATCCCTTCGAAAATGATGCTTTCGGGTTCCAATAGAAGAATTCACGCGGTTCATCGCCACTCTGGAATG GCTGTAGCGGGACTAGCTGCAGATGGAAGGCAAATTGTTGCTAGGGCTAAGTCTGAAGCAACTAACTACGACAG cGTGTACGGTGATCCAATTCCTGTCAAGGAACTTGCTGACCGTGTGGCTAGTTACGTGCACCTCTGCACATTATACTGGTGGCTCAG ACCTTTTGGATGTGGTGTCATACTAGGTGGTTATGACAGAGATGGACCACAGTTGTACATGGTCGAACCTTCTGGTGTCTCTTAT AGGTATTTTGGTGCTGCAATCGGGAAGGGCAGACAGGCTGCGAAAAC GGAGATTGAAAAGTTGAAGCTTGCAGATATGACCTGCCGACAAGGAGTTATTGAAGTAGCTAAGAT TATATATGGAGTTCACGACGAGGCAAAGGATAAAGATTTCGAACTCGAAATGAGCTGGGTGTGCGATGAATCAAACCGTCAACATGAAAAG GTTCCAGAGGAGCTTCTAGAAGAAGCCAAGACAGCAGCTAAATTAGCTCTTGAAGAAATGGATGCAGATTAA